From Staphylococcus sp. M0911, a single genomic window includes:
- the ruvB gene encoding Holliday junction branch migration DNA helicase RuvB: MDERMVDQAAHNEESDFELSLRPTKLKQYIGQSSIKNNLEVFIKAAKLREEPLDHVLLYGPPGLGKTTLSNIIANEMDVNIRTVSGPSLERPGDLAAILSGLQPGDVLFIDEIHRLSSVVEEVLYPAMEDFFLDIIIGKGDEARSIRIDLPPFTLVGATTRAGSLTGPLRDRFGVHLRLEYYNEADLKEIIIRTAEVLGTDIDEESAIELAKRSRGTPRVANRLLKRVRDFQQVNEDDQIYIETTKRALKLLQVDDYGLDYIDHKMMNCILNQYKGGPVGLDTIAVSIGEERITIEDVYEPFLIQKGFLERTPRGRKATPLAHEHFGNSNEMRE; this comes from the coding sequence ATGGATGAAAGAATGGTCGACCAAGCTGCACATAATGAAGAATCTGACTTCGAATTATCTTTACGACCAACTAAATTAAAGCAGTACATTGGTCAATCTTCCATTAAAAATAATTTAGAAGTATTCATTAAAGCAGCTAAATTGAGAGAAGAGCCTTTAGATCACGTTCTCTTATATGGTCCCCCTGGGTTAGGTAAAACAACTTTATCTAATATAATAGCCAATGAAATGGACGTTAACATTAGAACAGTATCTGGCCCTTCATTAGAGCGTCCTGGAGATTTAGCAGCAATTTTATCTGGATTACAACCAGGAGATGTGTTGTTCATTGATGAAATACATCGTTTAAGTAGTGTTGTTGAAGAAGTATTATATCCCGCGATGGAAGACTTTTTCCTAGACATCATTATAGGTAAAGGTGATGAAGCACGTAGTATTCGTATTGATTTACCACCTTTTACACTGGTTGGTGCTACAACACGTGCTGGAAGTTTAACTGGACCTTTAAGGGATCGATTTGGCGTCCACTTACGACTTGAATATTATAATGAAGCAGATTTAAAAGAAATTATAATAAGAACTGCTGAAGTACTAGGAACAGATATAGATGAAGAGAGTGCGATAGAGTTAGCAAAACGATCTAGAGGTACACCACGTGTAGCAAACCGTTTATTAAAAAGAGTGAGAGATTTTCAACAAGTAAATGAAGATGATCAAATCTATATTGAAACTACAAAGCGTGCATTAAAACTATTACAAGTTGACGATTATGGATTAGATTATATTGATCACAAAATGATGAATTGTATATTAAATCAATATAAAGGTGGACCTGTCGGACTTGATACAATTGCAGTGTCTATTGGTGAAGAACGAATAACTATCGAAGATGTTTATGAACCTTTCTTGATTCAAAAAGGTTTCTTAGAACGTACACCTCGAGGTAGAAAAGCAACACCATTGGCGCATGAACATTTTGGCAATTCTAATGAAATGAGGGAGTAA